In Thermodesulfobacteriota bacterium, a single window of DNA contains:
- a CDS encoding septal ring lytic transglycosylase RlpA family protein, giving the protein MSTLIKGISLYLALLVLPFLFLYPSVYGRNIVKNGQEIEKHTKIGVASWYGRRFHGRKTASGTQFNMYSYTAAHKSLPLGTKVKVINLKNGKNVVVKINDRGPYIKGRMIDLSYAAAKSIDIIEPGLEMVKVEVLALPKG; this is encoded by the coding sequence ATGAGCACGTTAATAAAAGGAATATCTCTTTACCTAGCCTTATTGGTTCTCCCTTTTTTGTTCCTCTACCCTTCCGTCTACGGAAGAAACATCGTCAAAAATGGCCAGGAAATCGAGAAACATACCAAAATCGGTGTCGCCTCCTGGTATGGCAGAAGATTCCATGGGAGAAAAACGGCTAGCGGAACCCAATTTAACATGTATAGTTATACTGCGGCTCATAAAAGTCTGCCCCTGGGGACTAAAGTTAAAGTGATTAATCTAAAGAATGGCAAGAACGTTGTAGTCAAAATAAACGACCGGGGCCCTTATATAAAAGGGCGTATGATAGACCTGTCCTATGCCGCGGCCAAGTCAATCGACATCATAGAACCCGGGCTGGAGATGGTA
- a CDS encoding ATP-binding protein — MKLAKQITLGYALMFFLMVLISGFSIYSIYRLDKDASNIKGRYSTLSSLISDQKSNPQVYFSDDMLTEAIRIADEQVKYAYITIFTVVGIVLVFGGALMFIVPRVITRPILRLADAAQKVASGNLSHRVENLDGSSEISMLTQAFNNMLESIEYHEKELEKKNAENLKLLDKMKRFNEVLEIKIEEATKEIREKQEELIKSEKLAAIGELATGIAHEIRNPLSGIAIALELMKNEASNPEHKQTISDILKELNRLERIIKELFLLGHPRSLSIIECDPNEVVEAALNLVSLKAKEKGITIEKKLECKEKFQVDPEQIEQVVINLLINGIDAINDNIGKLTVETASLNGQVQISVSDTGCGLSEENKEKIFQPFHSTKERGTGLGLSISRRIVETHKGKILISSEEGKGSTFTVVIPKNLTSE; from the coding sequence TTGAAGCTTGCCAAGCAGATCACCTTAGGATACGCGCTTATGTTTTTCCTGATGGTGTTAATAAGCGGGTTTTCTATCTACAGCATTTATAGGCTGGATAAGGATGCTTCCAACATAAAGGGGAGGTATTCCACCTTGTCTAGTCTCATCTCGGACCAGAAATCTAACCCCCAAGTATACTTCAGCGACGATATGCTTACCGAGGCTATCAGAATTGCAGACGAACAGGTGAAGTATGCATATATAACCATATTCACCGTTGTAGGGATAGTACTTGTATTTGGGGGAGCCTTGATGTTCATCGTCCCCCGGGTGATCACCAGGCCCATTCTTCGCTTGGCCGATGCTGCCCAGAAGGTGGCTTCTGGTAATTTATCGCATAGAGTCGAAAATCTGGACGGAAGCAGCGAAATCTCCATGCTCACTCAGGCTTTCAACAACATGCTGGAGAGCATCGAGTATCACGAAAAGGAGCTTGAGAAGAAAAACGCAGAAAACCTGAAACTCCTCGACAAAATGAAAAGATTCAATGAAGTGCTCGAAATAAAAATAGAGGAAGCAACCAAAGAAATAAGAGAAAAACAGGAAGAGCTCATAAAATCGGAAAAGCTTGCCGCCATAGGCGAACTTGCAACCGGAATCGCCCACGAGATAAGGAACCCGCTCTCCGGAATCGCCATTGCCCTTGAGCTTATGAAAAACGAGGCTTCCAATCCCGAGCACAAACAAACCATATCCGATATTCTTAAAGAACTGAACAGACTCGAACGCATCATAAAAGAGCTTTTCCTACTCGGTCATCCCCGGAGTTTGAGCATAATCGAGTGCGACCCTAACGAAGTTGTAGAGGCAGCCCTTAACTTGGTAAGTCTCAAGGCTAAGGAAAAGGGGATAACCATAGAGAAAAAGCTGGAATGCAAAGAGAAGTTTCAGGTCGACCCAGAACAGATTGAACAGGTGGTCATAAACCTTTTGATCAATGGGATTGATGCAATCAACGACAATATCGGGAAATTGACCGTCGAAACCGCTAGTTTAAACGGTCAAGTGCAAATAAGCGTCTCTGATACCGGGTGTGGGCTTTCAGAGGAGAATAAAGAGAAAATCTTTCAACCATTCCATTCGACCAAAGAACGCGGCACCGGGCTTGGTCTTTCTATATCCCGCAGAATTGTCGAAACGCATAAAGGTAAAATCCTCATCTCGAGCGAAGAGGGAAAGGGATCTACATTTACTGTCGTGATTCCCAAGAATCTGACGAGCGAGTGA
- a CDS encoding sigma-54 dependent transcriptional regulator, whose amino-acid sequence MSPLILIIDDEKLLAKQLEKALSQEGYSIISAFTGEEGIEFAKKENPDLVLLDLKLPDASGIDVLQNLVKLDPAPATIMMTAHANVEVAVSAIKLGAYDFIEKPFLVDKLKIIVRNALNTVELRSNLSAVTMREHEKYGFNALVGQSEARKEIIDLFQKLADTDPKTILITGESGTGKGLAAKILHLNGVRAEKPFIEVNCAAIPETLLESELFGYEAGAFTDAKKMKKGIFELADRGTIFLDEIGDMSLTLQAKLVKVIEERTFRRIGGTRDIVVDVRVIAATNKDIKDLINKKLFREDLYHRLNVISFEMPPLRQRKEDILILADYFVEYFNQDLHRKITHIPEEVKEAFLNYNWPGNVRELRSTIERAVLLSEGEELNPRYIRLEEDEGDKKVVKVEKSDGKMILEIPLEDLSLTKVEESVIKEALDLNEWNQTRTAEMLGITREVLRYRMKKMGLLD is encoded by the coding sequence ATGAGCCCGCTTATTTTAATCATAGATGACGAAAAGCTCCTGGCCAAGCAATTGGAAAAAGCGCTTTCTCAAGAAGGATACAGCATAATTTCCGCATTTACCGGAGAGGAAGGAATTGAATTTGCTAAGAAAGAAAATCCAGACCTGGTTCTTCTTGATTTAAAGCTTCCGGATGCTAGCGGTATAGATGTGCTTCAGAATTTGGTCAAGCTCGACCCTGCTCCGGCTACAATTATGATGACAGCTCATGCCAATGTTGAAGTAGCGGTGTCGGCAATCAAATTAGGTGCTTATGATTTTATAGAGAAACCATTCCTAGTGGATAAATTGAAGATCATAGTGCGAAATGCGCTAAATACCGTTGAACTCAGGAGCAATCTAAGCGCTGTTACTATGAGGGAGCATGAGAAGTACGGATTTAATGCCCTGGTAGGACAGAGTGAAGCCAGAAAAGAGATCATAGACCTCTTCCAAAAGCTAGCCGATACCGATCCCAAAACTATTCTTATTACCGGAGAAAGTGGGACGGGGAAAGGACTCGCCGCAAAGATTCTTCATCTTAATGGGGTAAGGGCGGAGAAACCTTTCATAGAGGTAAACTGTGCGGCTATTCCCGAAACGCTCCTCGAAAGCGAGCTTTTCGGGTACGAAGCCGGTGCTTTCACCGATGCAAAGAAGATGAAGAAAGGTATTTTCGAATTGGCTGACCGGGGAACTATCTTTCTCGATGAGATTGGGGATATGAGTCTTACACTCCAGGCAAAGTTGGTGAAAGTAATAGAGGAGAGAACATTTAGAAGAATAGGTGGAACCAGGGATATCGTCGTTGATGTAAGGGTGATTGCAGCAACTAATAAGGATATTAAGGACCTTATAAATAAAAAGCTTTTCCGGGAGGATTTATACCATAGGCTAAATGTTATAAGTTTTGAAATGCCTCCGCTAAGACAAAGAAAAGAAGATATTCTTATACTTGCCGATTACTTTGTTGAATATTTTAACCAGGACCTTCATAGAAAAATAACTCACATACCGGAGGAAGTGAAGGAGGCGTTCTTGAACTACAATTGGCCCGGAAATGTCCGTGAACTAAGAAGCACAATCGAGAGGGCAGTACTTTTGAGCGAAGGCGAGGAGCTTAACCCTAGATATATCCGGCTTGAAGAGGATGAGGGCGATAAAAAGGTGGTGAAAGTGGAGAAATCAGACGGCAAGATGATCCTGGAGATCCCGCTCGAGGATCTTTCTCTGACCAAGGTAGAAGAGAGTGTTATAAAGGAGGCGTTGGATTTGAACGAGTGGAATCAAACCAGGACGGCCGAGATGCTGGGTATTACCAGAGAAGTCCTGAGATATCGAATGAAAAAGATGGGGCTTCTGGACTAA
- the recR gene encoding recombination mediator RecR, translating into MTRKGLPEPISRLIEALCKLPGIGEKNATRLSFHILRAPAEFAESLSRAIMDTKSKVSLCPVCYSFTSEKPCEICRDERREKTTICVVEEPLDLIAIERSGEFNGKYHVLHGVISPIEGVGPEDLKIKELLERLRSDNVKEVIIATNPSVEGEATALYLAKIVKPLGIEVSRIAHGIPVGGDIEYIDEITLGKALRDRKKM; encoded by the coding sequence ATGACAAGAAAAGGCCTTCCCGAACCTATCTCCAGGCTGATTGAGGCTTTATGTAAGCTCCCCGGCATAGGGGAAAAAAATGCCACCCGGCTTTCATTCCATATTTTAAGGGCCCCGGCTGAATTCGCCGAGAGCCTGTCTAGAGCGATAATGGACACCAAAAGTAAAGTATCCTTATGCCCCGTCTGCTATAGCTTCACATCGGAAAAGCCTTGCGAAATTTGCCGAGACGAAAGAAGAGAGAAAACGACCATTTGCGTAGTGGAGGAGCCGCTCGATTTAATCGCTATAGAAAGAAGCGGCGAGTTCAACGGCAAATACCATGTGCTTCATGGGGTCATTTCCCCGATCGAAGGTGTCGGGCCCGAGGATTTAAAGATAAAAGAGCTGCTGGAGAGGCTGAGATCTGATAACGTGAAAGAGGTGATAATCGCCACCAACCCCAGCGTCGAGGGCGAAGCCACGGCGCTTTATCTGGCTAAGATTGTCAAACCCCTGGGAATAGAGGTGAGCCGCATCGCCCACGGCATCCCGGTCGGCGGAGACATCGAGTACATAGACGAAATAACTCTGGGCAAGGCATTAAGGGATAGGAAAAAGATGTGA
- a CDS encoding YbaB/EbfC family nucleoid-associated protein produces MKFGGNLQNMLKQAQKVKEQMEKLQAEAGEKTVEATSGGGMVTAVAKAKGEVVSIKIEPEIVREGDIEMLQDLITAAVNEALHRGQEIMKEEVAKAASGFGLPPGLI; encoded by the coding sequence ATGAAATTTGGTGGAAACTTACAGAATATGTTGAAGCAGGCTCAAAAGGTCAAGGAGCAGATGGAAAAGCTTCAGGCCGAAGCCGGGGAGAAAACCGTAGAGGCCACCTCTGGAGGGGGGATGGTAACTGCGGTGGCAAAGGCTAAAGGGGAAGTCGTATCGATAAAAATCGAGCCCGAAATCGTAAGAGAGGGCGATATCGAGATGCTTCAGGACCTTATCACCGCGGCGGTCAACGAAGCCCTACACCGAGGCCAGGAGATCATGAAAGAAGAAGTGGCTAAAGCGGCATCGGGATTTGGCCTTCCTCCGGGACTTATCTAA
- the dnaX gene encoding DNA polymerase III subunit gamma/tau — translation MSYLVLARKWRPKTFDDVIGQEYITQTLRNAVSTGKIAHALIFSGPRGIGKTSTARIVAKALNCEKGPTPEPCSTCTFCQEISEGKSFDVIEIDAASHTGVNDVREIIENIKYLPSSGKTKIYIIDEAHMLSQSAFNALLKTLEEPPPHVLFILATTDVHKIPVTILSRCQRYDFKKVPTEKIKERLRLVISTEGIEIPDQTLYLISQEADGGLRDALSLLDQLVATFGLEIKHDEAAKILGILDRSLLRSTLKSIFNKDPKRCLEILNEVSNKGISPRRFAEDLLKTMRDVLVIKACGKEAVPGLSDEEKRELEALSQGQSVENLEVLFNLMLQGSEDVNRSFYPRMALEATLIKLAILHTTVPLEEILRKIEALHKRIAGGNPIPHQSDDSSKKDVKEFLESRDSSYEPDPVDLSIEPEGTKKKPAGSGMEDFIKFVKSKKPITGTSLENAEKIYLDNGMMKIEFPSSSIHSDRLSRPEGMENLRNLLKEFFEQDFRVKIEVKAPSGIEANSSPLKEQIANNREEIHRDPIVKDALEIFGGRVVKTKPKEKE, via the coding sequence ATGTCCTACTTGGTTCTTGCCAGAAAATGGAGGCCTAAGACATTCGATGATGTTATCGGCCAGGAATATATCACCCAAACACTCAGGAATGCTGTATCTACAGGCAAAATCGCCCATGCCCTGATTTTTTCCGGCCCTAGAGGAATAGGCAAGACCTCGACCGCCCGAATCGTAGCCAAGGCTCTAAACTGCGAGAAGGGACCGACTCCGGAGCCTTGCTCAACCTGCACCTTTTGCCAGGAGATATCCGAGGGAAAATCATTTGATGTGATCGAAATCGACGCCGCATCCCACACCGGAGTGAACGATGTTAGGGAAATCATAGAGAACATAAAGTACTTACCCTCCTCCGGAAAAACAAAGATTTACATAATCGACGAGGCACACATGCTCTCCCAGTCCGCCTTCAACGCCCTTCTCAAGACCCTGGAAGAACCCCCCCCACACGTGCTCTTTATTCTGGCTACCACCGACGTTCACAAGATCCCGGTAACCATTTTGTCCCGTTGCCAAAGGTACGATTTCAAGAAGGTTCCGACAGAGAAGATAAAAGAGAGGTTGAGATTGGTAATATCTACGGAAGGGATAGAGATTCCCGACCAGACCTTATACCTGATATCCCAGGAGGCGGACGGCGGCCTTCGAGATGCTCTAAGCCTGCTAGACCAGCTTGTAGCCACATTTGGCTTGGAAATTAAGCACGATGAGGCGGCAAAGATTCTAGGGATACTAGACCGGTCATTGTTGAGATCAACCCTAAAATCAATCTTCAACAAAGACCCCAAGCGCTGCCTGGAAATATTGAACGAAGTGAGCAACAAGGGTATAAGCCCCAGACGATTTGCTGAAGACCTGTTAAAGACGATGAGGGACGTCCTGGTGATAAAAGCCTGCGGCAAGGAAGCAGTTCCCGGGCTTTCCGATGAGGAAAAGAGAGAGCTTGAAGCCCTATCTCAAGGACAAAGTGTGGAGAACCTGGAAGTTCTTTTCAACCTCATGCTCCAGGGTTCTGAGGACGTCAACAGGTCGTTTTATCCAAGAATGGCCCTGGAAGCAACGCTGATTAAGCTCGCCATACTGCATACTACGGTACCGCTTGAGGAAATCCTCAGGAAAATCGAAGCCCTTCATAAGAGAATCGCCGGCGGCAACCCCATTCCGCACCAATCAGACGATTCCTCCAAAAAAGACGTAAAGGAATTTTTAGAGTCTAGGGATTCTTCCTACGAACCCGACCCCGTCGACCTGTCTATAGAACCGGAGGGAACCAAAAAAAAGCCTGCTGGCTCCGGAATGGAAGACTTTATCAAGTTCGTAAAATCAAAAAAACCCATCACCGGAACCAGCCTGGAGAACGCAGAGAAAATCTACCTCGATAACGGAATGATGAAGATTGAATTCCCTTCCTCCTCAATTCACTCCGACCGCCTTTCCCGTCCTGAGGGCATGGAAAACCTGAGAAACCTTTTAAAGGAATTCTTTGAACAGGACTTTAGGGTTAAAATCGAGGTAAAGGCCCCATCAGGAATAGAAGCTAATTCATCCCCCCTTAAGGAACAAATCGCCAATAACCGGGAGGAGATCCACAGAGACCCCATAGTGAAGGATGCGCTTGAAATCTTCGGAGGCAGGGTAGTTAAAACAAAACCCAAGGAAAAGGAGTGA
- a CDS encoding cytochrome c: MNKTFTSLLVLALFFSLYLSFAAVKAETKGDPAAGKEKYDQICASCHGPGGKGDGPAAAALDPKPRDLSDAPYVSTLTDEHIFKTIKEGGAAVGKSPLMPAWGGALSDDDIWNVIAYIRKDICKCEYKAQQ, encoded by the coding sequence ATGAATAAGACTTTTACATCGCTTTTGGTTTTAGCTTTATTTTTTTCTTTGTACCTAAGCTTTGCGGCTGTTAAAGCCGAAACAAAAGGCGACCCCGCAGCGGGAAAGGAGAAGTATGACCAGATTTGTGCCTCCTGTCATGGACCTGGGGGAAAGGGAGACGGTCCGGCGGCGGCAGCTCTCGACCCAAAGCCCAGAGATTTGAGCGATGCTCCTTACGTATCCACACTCACCGACGAGCACATATTCAAGACAATCAAAGAGGGCGGTGCGGCAGTGGGTAAATCACCGTTGATGCCGGCCTGGGGCGGTGCTTTGTCCGACGACGATATTTGGAACGTTATCGCCTACATAAGGAAAGATATTTGTAAGTGTGAGTATAAAGCACAACAATAG
- a CDS encoding enoyl-CoA hydratase/isomerase family protein, with protein MGFINLSIDEDIAVVTINRPKVNALNEPLVEELYECLQKLADKPNAQVKAIILTGVGSFFSFGLDVPEFLSYPKDAFTRFLAKFTELISYIFQYPKPVIAALNGHAVAGGCMLAIACDYRLMVSDKAKISLNEITFGSSVFASAVSILKHWVGGRNAERILYSGKMYSAEEARGLGLIDEVVSKENLDEAARKTARDLASKNGDAFHSIKMLLRRPVGEEINKREINSILEFVEIWYSESTWENLEKIKIRD; from the coding sequence ATGGGCTTCATAAATCTTTCCATTGATGAAGACATCGCAGTTGTTACTATTAACCGGCCGAAAGTAAACGCTCTCAATGAACCCTTGGTGGAAGAGCTTTATGAATGCCTTCAAAAACTAGCCGATAAGCCGAACGCCCAGGTGAAGGCTATAATCCTGACCGGTGTAGGTAGCTTCTTCTCTTTTGGCCTTGATGTTCCCGAATTTTTGAGTTATCCAAAAGACGCGTTCACCAGATTCCTGGCTAAGTTTACCGAACTGATAAGCTATATTTTTCAGTACCCGAAGCCGGTCATAGCGGCTCTAAACGGTCACGCAGTTGCCGGTGGATGCATGCTTGCCATAGCCTGTGATTACCGTCTTATGGTTTCCGATAAGGCAAAGATCTCCTTGAACGAGATAACCTTTGGCTCGTCGGTGTTTGCCAGTGCCGTCTCTATCCTTAAACATTGGGTCGGCGGAAGAAATGCAGAGCGTATTCTCTACTCCGGGAAGATGTATTCCGCAGAGGAGGCAAGAGGATTAGGGTTGATCGATGAAGTGGTATCAAAGGAGAATCTTGATGAAGCGGCCAGGAAGACGGCCAGGGACCTTGCCAGTAAGAATGGCGATGCGTTTCACAGTATAAAGATGCTTCTTAGGAGACCCGTGGGAGAGGAAATAAACAAGAGGGAGATAAATTCCATCCTGGAGTTCGTAGAAATTTGGTATTCTGAAAGCACCTGGGAGAATTTGGAGAAAATAAAGATCCGCGATTAA
- a CDS encoding response regulator, producing MTKKGKRKKSAKKRILVVDDDEIIVGLVKEILEGEGFKVEVARDGMEGLEKIKKDGYDAIISNMNMPRMKGDKLYLEVKGLSPTLAKKIIFISGIINDFIKSTGNPYLKKPFSREELVKTVKDIIGSYKKS from the coding sequence ATGACAAAGAAAGGAAAAAGAAAGAAAAGCGCGAAGAAAAGGATCCTGGTTGTAGACGATGACGAAATCATTGTCGGTTTAGTGAAGGAAATATTAGAGGGAGAAGGGTTTAAGGTGGAGGTTGCAAGAGACGGAATGGAAGGCCTGGAAAAGATAAAGAAAGATGGATACGATGCAATAATCTCCAACATGAATATGCCTCGAATGAAAGGCGATAAGCTCTACTTGGAAGTGAAAGGGTTAAGTCCAACTCTGGCAAAAAAAATAATATTTATCTCGGGAATCATAAACGATTTTATTAAGTCGACCGGAAATCCGTACCTGAAGAAACCCTTCTCTCGAGAGGAACTCGTAAAAACAGTCAAGGATATCATCGGGTCATACAAAAAATCATAA
- a CDS encoding DUF434 domain-containing protein → MVDKEKVIAASRDYLYLKRRGYSTRSILEIVGNHFQLNTEERNVLFRGFFTKGEIKARGNKIVGERQIKGKLLKVDGYNQLITIESYRKGNFVFIARDGVVRDSASVHRSYKLSPFTEEILDKLLREIGGLGLEGIEFYFDRPVSFSGELCKMVNQLMLKYDLNGKAETVENPDYILKKAELVATSDSIIIKLAANIFDLAGWFIRHIWRGNLVDLGSSSRETLNIT, encoded by the coding sequence GTGGTTGATAAGGAAAAGGTCATCGCCGCAAGCCGGGATTACCTCTATTTAAAAAGGAGGGGCTACTCTACTCGTTCCATCCTGGAGATAGTAGGAAACCATTTTCAACTTAATACCGAAGAGCGAAACGTGCTTTTCAGAGGATTTTTCACCAAAGGTGAAATTAAAGCCAGAGGAAACAAAATAGTGGGCGAGAGACAAATAAAAGGGAAACTACTTAAAGTCGACGGTTATAATCAACTTATCACCATCGAATCCTATCGAAAAGGAAATTTTGTCTTTATTGCCAGAGATGGGGTGGTTAGAGATTCAGCCTCGGTTCACCGCTCCTATAAATTAAGCCCATTCACAGAGGAGATTTTAGACAAGCTTCTGCGAGAGATAGGTGGCCTAGGGCTCGAAGGGATAGAATTCTACTTTGATAGACCGGTATCCTTCTCCGGTGAGTTATGCAAGATGGTAAATCAACTAATGTTGAAATACGACTTGAATGGCAAGGCAGAAACAGTAGAAAACCCGGATTACATTTTAAAAAAAGCCGAGCTGGTGGCCACTTCCGATTCGATCATAATTAAGTTGGCTGCGAATATATTCGACCTGGCCGGATGGTTTATACGTCACATCTGGAGGGGGAATTTGGTAGACCTCGGCTCTAGCTCACGAGAAACCCTAAATATAACTTAG
- a CDS encoding radical SAM protein — protein MLDRIFRRQPPDYISQSKWVIPRRNFVPAYIRSYETDKHIFDEKVEQALRVLESCEVCPRNCHVNRLENKTAVCRTGRYAYVASAFPHFGEEDCLRGWNGSGTIFFSFCNLKCVFCQNFDISWEGNGQVLTPGELARVMIHLQETGCHNINFVTPEHVVPQVMEAIPIAMEMGLRLPIVYNTSAYDSFHSLEIMDGIVDIYMPDIKFWDRDLSFFYMAARDYPEVARAAVKEMHRQVGLLRFDENGLALRGVLVRHLVMPNRVAGTREIFRFIANEVSRDTYVNVMDQYRPEGRVLKLPQKYKDINRSTNRAEYEEALKIAREEGLHRFDVRWMH, from the coding sequence ATGTTAGACAGGATATTCAGGAGGCAACCTCCGGATTATATCTCCCAATCTAAGTGGGTTATTCCTCGAAGGAATTTTGTCCCTGCCTATATTCGTTCCTATGAGACCGACAAACACATATTCGATGAAAAGGTAGAGCAGGCTCTTCGAGTGCTGGAGAGCTGTGAGGTTTGCCCGCGTAATTGCCATGTAAATCGGCTGGAAAACAAGACCGCTGTTTGTAGAACCGGCCGTTACGCCTATGTTGCCAGCGCCTTTCCACACTTTGGCGAGGAGGACTGCCTAAGGGGCTGGAACGGCTCGGGCACGATTTTCTTCTCTTTTTGCAACCTCAAATGCGTCTTCTGCCAGAACTTTGATATATCCTGGGAGGGAAACGGACAAGTGCTCACGCCAGGAGAGCTGGCCAGGGTCATGATTCATCTCCAGGAAACGGGCTGCCATAACATAAATTTTGTCACCCCGGAGCATGTTGTCCCTCAGGTGATGGAAGCGATTCCCATAGCAATGGAGATGGGTTTGAGGTTGCCGATTGTATATAACACCAGCGCCTATGACTCTTTTCACTCCCTTGAGATAATGGACGGCATTGTGGACATATATATGCCGGATATCAAGTTCTGGGATAGAGATCTCTCCTTCTTCTATATGGCGGCAAGGGACTATCCGGAGGTTGCCCGGGCCGCGGTGAAGGAGATGCACCGACAAGTAGGCCTGCTTAGGTTCGATGAAAACGGCCTGGCGCTCCGCGGTGTCCTTGTCCGTCATTTGGTTATGCCCAACCGGGTAGCCGGCACACGAGAGATTTTCCGTTTCATCGCCAATGAGGTATCCAGGGATACATATGTGAATGTCATGGACCAGTACCGACCGGAGGGCAGGGTTTTAAAGCTTCCCCAAAAATACAAGGATATTAACCGTTCTACTAACCGCGCCGAGTATGAGGAAGCGTTGAAGATAGCCCGGGAGGAGGGACTTCATCGCTTTGATGTCCGCTGGATGCATTGA